A single Candidatus Dormiibacterota bacterium DNA region contains:
- a CDS encoding glycosidase, whose product MIESLAELDLTIERRGLVLSPNGGPSELEGVLNPASARTRNGALVLYPRAVAPGNVSRVGRVFVTPKTDGFDAERDGFALEPHADYELRPQPGYGCEDPRVTFIPAIDRYVMAYTAFGPAGPRIAVAISHDALTWERLGLMRFERPGMSAGDDKDAAFFPEPVLSPSGERCLAFYHRPMLHLSAVDGRAAIPMIERLPFEDRESIRIGYIPLAAVILNIQALLDVSESVLVLSPNGDWGSIKIGSGTPPVRVPQGWLSLYHAVDLIDNSGSRPKFRYSAGVVVHDIERPDRVIYRSPHPVLAPTTGRELTGTVDNVVFPTAIDPRPDLGGGIFDIYYGMADYSIGAARMTLR is encoded by the coding sequence GTGATCGAATCGCTCGCAGAGCTCGATCTTACCATCGAGCGACGTGGCTTAGTGCTCTCGCCTAACGGCGGTCCATCTGAGTTGGAAGGCGTCCTGAACCCAGCCAGCGCGCGTACGCGCAACGGCGCTCTGGTGCTCTATCCGCGCGCCGTTGCGCCGGGGAACGTCTCGCGCGTCGGCCGCGTCTTCGTCACGCCCAAAACCGACGGCTTCGACGCCGAGCGCGACGGATTTGCATTGGAACCGCACGCCGATTACGAACTGCGCCCGCAGCCGGGGTATGGCTGCGAGGATCCACGCGTGACGTTCATCCCGGCGATCGACCGCTACGTGATGGCGTACACCGCGTTCGGGCCGGCCGGCCCGCGCATCGCGGTGGCCATCTCACACGACGCCCTTACCTGGGAGCGTTTGGGATTGATGCGCTTCGAGCGCCCGGGTATGTCGGCCGGCGACGACAAGGATGCGGCATTCTTCCCCGAGCCGGTGCTCTCGCCGTCGGGCGAACGCTGCTTGGCATTCTACCATCGTCCCATGCTGCATCTCTCGGCCGTCGACGGCCGTGCCGCCATTCCGATGATCGAGCGTCTGCCGTTCGAAGATCGCGAATCGATTCGCATCGGCTACATTCCGCTCGCGGCGGTGATCCTGAATATACAAGCGCTTTTGGACGTCAGCGAAAGCGTGCTCGTGCTCTCACCCAACGGCGATTGGGGCTCGATCAAAATCGGCAGCGGGACCCCGCCGGTGCGCGTTCCGCAAGGGTGGCTATCGCTCTATCATGCCGTCGATCTGATCGATAACAGCGGCTCGCGTCCGAAATTTCGATATAGCGCCGGCGTGGTCGTACACGATATCGAGCGTCCCGATCGCGTGATCTATCGATCGCCGCATCCGGTGCTCGCTCCGACGACGGGGCGCGAACTTACCGGTACCGTCGACAATGTGGTGTTCCCCACCGCGATCGATCCGCGCCCGGATCTCGGCGGAGGCATCTTCGACATCTACTACGGCATGGCCGACTACTCGATCGGTGCGGCGCGTATGACGTTGCGTTGA
- a CDS encoding peptide chain release factor 3 codes for MTIDQEVQHRRTFAIISHPDAGKTTLTEKLLLYGGAIHIAGQVSARKRQRAVTSDWMELERERGISITSTVLQFPYKGYTVNLLDTPGHQDFGEDTYRTLLAADAAVMLIDAAKGVEPQTKKLFAICRERKIPLFTFMNKMDRPSRDPLELLDELESVLGISAFPMNWPLGSGPTFKGVYDRQTREVHLFERSAHGATRATERVTGADDERLRTLVDERTYAEFREGIELLDGAGAAFDRDAMLRGEVTPVFFGSAVTNFGVQLFLDRFIEMSPPPQPRVLRAQPGTVDDGLAVVQPADAQFTGFVFKIQANMDPRHRDRIAFIRICSGKFERDMVVRNARTGKDVRLSRAMKLFADERESLDSAYAGDVLGLANPGVFAIGDALYNGAPVLFETIPAFAPEHFASVRSIDTSSYKSFGKGIAQLREEGAVQVFYPWGSTRTEPILAVVGELQFEVAKYRLEGEYGVKTHFSYLPLNVARRVIGDPELAALAQLPSNAKLVEDWSGAPIALFESEWSVRLAQEWNPALSFAPFTAEVDREVSAL; via the coding sequence ATGACGATCGACCAAGAAGTTCAACACCGCCGTACGTTTGCGATCATCTCGCATCCCGACGCCGGCAAGACGACGCTGACCGAAAAATTGCTGCTCTACGGAGGAGCGATACACATTGCGGGGCAGGTTTCGGCGCGAAAGCGCCAACGTGCGGTGACCAGCGATTGGATGGAGCTCGAGCGCGAACGCGGCATCTCGATCACCTCGACGGTGCTGCAATTTCCATACAAAGGCTACACGGTCAACCTGCTCGACACGCCCGGCCACCAGGATTTCGGCGAAGATACCTATCGCACGCTGCTCGCCGCCGATGCGGCCGTGATGCTGATCGACGCAGCCAAGGGCGTGGAGCCGCAGACGAAAAAACTCTTTGCGATCTGTCGCGAGCGGAAAATTCCGCTCTTCACCTTTATGAATAAGATGGATCGCCCCAGCCGCGATCCGCTCGAATTATTGGACGAACTCGAGAGCGTGCTCGGCATTAGTGCCTTCCCGATGAATTGGCCGCTCGGCAGCGGGCCGACGTTTAAAGGCGTCTACGACCGGCAGACGCGCGAGGTGCATCTCTTCGAGCGCAGCGCCCACGGCGCGACCCGCGCGACCGAACGCGTAACCGGGGCCGACGACGAGCGCCTGCGCACGCTGGTTGACGAACGGACGTACGCGGAATTTCGCGAAGGCATCGAACTGCTCGACGGAGCCGGCGCGGCCTTCGACCGCGATGCGATGTTGCGCGGCGAAGTTACGCCGGTCTTTTTCGGAAGCGCCGTCACCAATTTCGGCGTGCAGCTCTTCTTGGATCGCTTTATCGAAATGAGCCCGCCGCCGCAACCGCGCGTTCTTCGAGCGCAGCCGGGAACCGTCGACGACGGCCTAGCCGTGGTCCAGCCTGCGGATGCGCAATTCACCGGATTCGTCTTCAAGATTCAAGCGAATATGGATCCGCGCCATCGCGATCGGATCGCCTTCATTCGCATTTGTTCGGGGAAGTTCGAGCGCGATATGGTCGTGCGCAACGCGCGCACGGGTAAGGACGTGCGGCTATCGCGAGCGATGAAGCTCTTCGCGGACGAGCGCGAGTCGCTCGATTCCGCATATGCGGGCGACGTGCTGGGCCTTGCGAATCCGGGCGTCTTCGCCATCGGCGACGCCCTGTACAACGGCGCCCCCGTGCTCTTCGAGACCATTCCGGCCTTCGCACCGGAACATTTCGCGTCGGTCCGGAGTATCGATACGTCGAGTTACAAATCGTTTGGAAAGGGCATCGCGCAATTGCGCGAAGAGGGGGCCGTGCAAGTCTTCTACCCATGGGGATCGACGCGAACCGAACCGATTCTGGCCGTCGTCGGCGAGTTGCAGTTCGAGGTCGCCAAGTATCGCCTGGAGGGCGAATACGGCGTCAAAACGCACTTCTCGTATCTGCCCTTGAACGTGGCGCGTCGCGTGATCGGCGACCCCGAGCTCGCGGCGCTCGCGCAACTTCCGAGCAATGCGAAACTCGTCGAAGACTGGTCCGGCGCCCCGATCGCGCTCTTCGAGAGCGAGTGGAGCGTCCGCCTCGCGCAGGAATGGAATCCCGCATTGTCCTTCGCCCCGTTTACCGCCGAAGTCGATCGAGAGGTATCCGCCCTATGA
- a CDS encoding threo-3-hydroxy-L-aspartate ammonia-lyase has protein sequence MAVTYDDIRSAASRLDGVAHRTPVLRSRTLDERVGARVFVKCENLQRMGAFKFRGAYNRLVQLDESQRKAGVVAYSSGNHAQGVALAAQLLGIPATIVMPSDAPRSKLDATRGYGAEVALYERSEDNRAIIAQRLCEERGATLVPPYDDERIVAGAGTATLELLEEAPNLQAIVAPVGGGGLFSGACIAAHGIDPAIALWGVEPEAGNDVQQSFRRGERVTIGVPATIADGLQTQSPGEVTFAIIKEHARGIVTVSDDELCAAMRFAFERMKLVVEPSGGAALAALLSGKIAVAGAAVGIIISGGNVDPDRYAELLARAN, from the coding sequence ATGGCCGTAACCTACGACGACATTCGGTCTGCAGCCTCACGCTTGGATGGTGTCGCCCATCGCACGCCCGTGCTGCGCTCGCGCACGCTCGACGAGCGCGTGGGCGCGCGCGTCTTCGTCAAGTGCGAGAACTTACAGCGCATGGGCGCGTTCAAATTCCGCGGCGCATACAATCGTTTGGTGCAGCTCGACGAATCGCAGCGGAAGGCCGGCGTCGTCGCCTATTCGAGCGGCAACCACGCGCAGGGCGTCGCGCTCGCAGCGCAGCTGCTCGGCATCCCCGCTACCATCGTTATGCCCAGCGATGCGCCGCGCTCGAAGCTCGACGCCACGCGAGGATACGGCGCGGAAGTCGCGCTCTACGAACGCTCCGAAGATAATCGCGCCATCATCGCGCAGCGTCTGTGCGAAGAGCGCGGAGCCACGCTCGTGCCACCCTACGACGACGAACGCATCGTCGCCGGCGCGGGCACCGCGACGCTGGAATTGCTCGAAGAAGCCCCCAATCTGCAAGCGATCGTCGCGCCCGTCGGCGGCGGCGGCCTCTTTAGCGGCGCTTGCATCGCCGCGCACGGTATCGATCCCGCGATCGCGCTCTGGGGCGTAGAACCGGAGGCGGGCAACGACGTGCAGCAGTCGTTCCGGCGCGGCGAACGCGTGACCATCGGCGTCCCCGCAACGATCGCCGACGGCTTGCAAACGCAGTCGCCCGGAGAGGTGACGTTCGCGATCATCAAGGAACACGCGCGCGGGATCGTCACCGTCAGCGACGACGAACTCTGCGCAGCGATGCGCTTTGCTTTCGAACGGATGAAACTCGTGGTCGAGCCCAGCGGCGGCGCCGCGCTCGCCGCACTACTGTCAGGCAAAATCGCCGTCGCCGGAGCGGCGGTCGGCATCATCATCAGCGGCGGCAACGTCGATCCGGATCGCTACGCAGAGCTGCTCGCCCGCGCAAACTGA
- a CDS encoding HAMP domain-containing methyl-accepting chemotaxis protein: MKLSLRLRLSLWSAVLALVPLTILACYSIWTIRTDQLAAAERSVSEDALATASTLHQLLIGKRLATEVIGKLPFALDLVRGGKQLSPGVMDGLLSTVPYGVSLAFLAPSGHVVEEIGNVYVDPNSRAVKSALGGVAALSSIHFERGSPTMYATAPIADGMTLTGLGAVVVRISPDDVLSLIDGSKGALFDAGGNAIRVSHHPDDAFKTLAALGLGPLHSAIENDSTEVLRVRNAFASGPAYASVARVNETPFFFATIVPEKAVMGTVRIATLVSIAVALFAAVLVFVATFVLLPRLTLDRISRLTQSLRRIAETSDLRERLPEEHDDEMGALAISFNELLSRLDRVVTRARTSGSGIEAAVRAARAQSHAIRSAADAAAEGTSSTAVAIAQIARSARDVSQNAHRLRSDVDRSALSLESVTLSIEAISENNDALAATADKTLRSVESFAGALTEVTSTIRSAFSRSQESDRRVRESSAILDQMIERTLRIASDLHDVSDAIGQLRSVTSRIDQMLDAIDEIADQTNLLALNAAIEAARAGEHGRGFAVVADEIRKLADRSATAVREVAQLTAEVQRNSSMVEGVVSKAADGATWARDASDRASAALQEILGLVGETADMASSAAMAAEAPVAASTQLIAAVRDIEQRAAGVANATASQTASVRVVNAQLSSMRSVTAEMERATAEQSTALEMAQRSMDDVSARALGSLSTARELEELAGRLADESATLHESLGSLARAEGDTVDPTVITSITRYGIEAGTPLTAIAS; the protein is encoded by the coding sequence GTGAAACTCTCCCTTAGACTTCGCCTCTCCCTTTGGTCGGCGGTCTTAGCGCTCGTGCCGCTGACGATCCTTGCCTGCTATAGCATCTGGACCATTCGTACCGATCAACTGGCGGCCGCCGAACGAAGCGTCTCGGAAGACGCGCTCGCTACGGCGTCGACGTTACATCAGTTGCTCATCGGAAAGCGTCTCGCAACCGAAGTGATCGGCAAATTACCGTTTGCGCTCGATCTCGTGCGTGGCGGCAAGCAGCTCTCGCCGGGCGTTATGGACGGCCTTCTCTCGACGGTCCCGTATGGCGTGTCGCTTGCGTTCCTAGCCCCCAGCGGCCACGTTGTGGAAGAGATCGGGAACGTTTATGTCGACCCAAACTCGCGCGCGGTTAAAAGCGCTCTCGGCGGTGTAGCGGCGCTATCCTCGATTCATTTCGAGCGCGGGAGCCCTACGATGTACGCCACCGCGCCAATCGCCGACGGAATGACGCTCACCGGATTAGGCGCCGTCGTCGTACGAATAAGCCCCGACGACGTCCTTTCGCTGATCGACGGCTCCAAGGGAGCGCTCTTCGATGCAGGCGGTAACGCGATACGGGTATCGCACCATCCGGACGACGCATTCAAGACGCTCGCAGCGCTTGGGCTCGGTCCGCTACACTCCGCGATCGAAAACGACAGCACCGAGGTCCTGCGGGTACGTAATGCGTTCGCGTCCGGCCCGGCCTACGCAAGCGTTGCACGAGTGAACGAGACGCCGTTCTTCTTCGCGACGATCGTTCCCGAAAAAGCCGTCATGGGTACCGTTCGGATCGCCACCTTGGTGAGCATCGCGGTGGCCCTCTTCGCGGCAGTCCTCGTCTTCGTTGCGACCTTTGTGTTGCTGCCACGCCTGACGCTAGACCGTATATCGAGGCTCACGCAATCGCTCCGGCGCATTGCCGAAACGTCCGATCTCCGCGAGCGACTCCCCGAAGAGCACGACGACGAAATGGGCGCGCTGGCCATCTCGTTCAACGAGCTGTTATCGCGCCTGGATCGAGTCGTGACCAGGGCGCGCACGAGCGGCAGCGGTATCGAAGCCGCGGTTCGTGCGGCTCGGGCGCAGTCCCACGCAATACGCTCGGCCGCCGATGCAGCGGCTGAGGGCACGTCCAGCACGGCGGTCGCGATCGCTCAGATCGCGCGTAGCGCGCGCGACGTCTCGCAGAACGCACATCGTCTGCGGTCGGACGTTGACCGCAGCGCGCTATCGCTGGAAAGCGTCACGCTGAGTATCGAGGCTATTTCCGAAAACAACGATGCGTTAGCCGCGACCGCCGACAAGACGCTCCGTTCGGTGGAGAGTTTTGCGGGGGCGCTTACCGAAGTGACGTCGACGATTCGCTCGGCATTCTCACGTTCGCAAGAATCCGATCGGCGGGTTCGCGAATCTAGCGCGATACTCGACCAGATGATCGAGCGCACGTTACGCATTGCGAGCGATCTCCACGATGTATCCGACGCGATCGGCCAACTGCGAAGCGTCACCTCTCGCATCGATCAAATGCTGGATGCAATCGACGAAATAGCCGATCAAACGAATCTGCTCGCGCTCAACGCCGCCATCGAGGCGGCGCGTGCGGGGGAACATGGCCGCGGTTTCGCGGTCGTCGCCGACGAAATTCGCAAACTGGCGGATCGCTCCGCCACCGCGGTGCGAGAAGTTGCTCAGCTTACGGCCGAAGTGCAACGTAATTCTTCTATGGTGGAAGGCGTCGTCTCGAAGGCCGCGGACGGCGCGACCTGGGCGCGCGATGCGTCGGACCGCGCCAGCGCCGCGCTTCAAGAGATCCTGGGGCTTGTCGGTGAGACGGCAGACATGGCTTCTTCCGCGGCGATGGCGGCCGAAGCTCCGGTAGCCGCTTCGACCCAATTGATCGCTGCGGTTCGGGACATCGAACAACGGGCTGCAGGCGTCGCCAACGCCACGGCATCGCAGACGGCAAGCGTCCGCGTCGTCAACGCGCAACTTTCGAGCATGCGTTCGGTAACTGCCGAGATGGAAAGGGCCACGGCCGAGCAATCGACAGCGCTGGAGATGGCCCAACGCTCGATGGATGACGTCTCCGCGCGGGCCTTGGGCTCGCTATCGACGGCGCGGGAGCTCGAAGAGCTGGCGGGCCGCCTAGCCGACGAATCCGCAACCCTTCACGAATCGCTTGGATCTCT
- a CDS encoding peroxidase-related enzyme (This protein belongs to a clade of uncharacterized proteins related to peroxidases such as the alkylhydroperoxidase AhpD.), protein MQRPSFASRFGETPEAELPEDIAAIYQANREKVGFVPNVFRAYSRRPEHFRAFMHYHDVLMRGKSGLSRAEREAIVVAISSENRCQYCMTAHGAALRILGKDAALAEQIANNWRTAELTPRWRAMLSFASRVNEPGFAASDAEIEALHDAGFSDDDVWDIAAIAAFFGLSNRMAGLMDMRPNAEFYAMGRE, encoded by the coding sequence ATGCAACGCCCCTCTTTTGCTTCCCGCTTCGGCGAAACGCCCGAAGCCGAACTCCCCGAAGACATCGCGGCGATCTATCAGGCCAACCGCGAGAAGGTGGGATTCGTCCCCAACGTCTTCCGCGCGTACTCGCGCAGGCCCGAACACTTCCGCGCGTTCATGCACTATCACGATGTGTTGATGCGCGGCAAGAGCGGCCTTTCGCGCGCCGAGCGCGAGGCGATCGTCGTCGCGATCAGTTCCGAGAATCGCTGCCAATACTGCATGACCGCGCACGGTGCCGCGCTACGCATTCTCGGCAAAGATGCCGCGCTCGCGGAGCAGATCGCCAACAACTGGCGCACGGCGGAGCTCACGCCGCGCTGGCGCGCGATGCTCTCGTTCGCATCCCGCGTGAACGAGCCGGGCTTCGCAGCCTCGGATGCGGAGATCGAAGCGTTGCACGACGCCGGCTTTAGCGACGACGACGTTTGGGACATCGCGGCAATCGCCGCATTCTTCGGCTTGTCGAATCGTATGGCCGGCTTGATGGATATGCGGCCCAACGCGGAGTTTTATGCGATGGGCCGCGAGTAG